A single region of the Malus sylvestris chromosome 8, drMalSylv7.2, whole genome shotgun sequence genome encodes:
- the LOC126632723 gene encoding leucine-rich repeat extensin-like protein 1, which yields MANSRALRFMVGKWIPRSLMAAIFGMIMFSRFTYGDQTVDPETGLICISDCTTCPVICSPPPPPQLEPSGPPPSPLQSPPPAYHSPPQYYYISPPPSPPKQSPLPPPSPPKQCPPSYPSQGAPPPTRFMYFYGMPPAGPVPTTATTGAGVANNSSHPYYYFYASEASSPSSVHVFFLFILLVQLVFSFW from the coding sequence ATGGCTAACTCCAGAGCTTTGAGATTCATGGTAGGGAAATGGATTCCCCGGTCCTTGATGGCCGCGATTTTCGGGATGATCATGTTTTCCAGGTTCACATATGGAGATCAAACGGTGGATCCTGAGACTGGTTTAATATGTATCAGTGACTGCACTACATGTCCAGTCATATGTtcaccacctcctcctcctcaactCGAGCCTTCAGGTCCACCGCCATCACCTCTACAATCACCGCCACCAGCATACCACTCTCCACCTCAATATTACTACATTTCTCCACCTCCCTCGCCACCAAAACAATCACCTTTGCCACCTCCCTCACCGCCAAAACAATGCCCCCCATCATATCCTTCGCAAGGCGCTCCTCCTCCTACTCGGTTTATGTACTTCTACGGCATGCCTCCTGCTGGTCCAGTGccaacaacagcaacaacagGAGCAGGAGTGGCGAATAACAGTTCACATCCTTACTACTACTTTTACGCCTCCGaggcttcttctccttcttctgtTCATGTCTTTTTTTTGTTCATCTTGTTAGTTCAACttgtgttttctttttggtGA